Below is a genomic region from Streptomyces sp. NBC_00461.
AGGCGACGGCGGAGACGAGCGACAACAGCACGGACAACGCGAGGGCACTCATGAGCTGCTCCTCTGCGTGCGGCGGGGGCGGTGCGCCCTGCGCGACGAACGGTCGGCCTTCATAAGCAACACGATGCCTTGTGGATCTGTTCCCGTCGTCGTCCCTGAGCAGGCAATGGGTCCTACTGCCGATGGAGTACGAATCGGGCGCCGTCCTACCCAAGGTGGGCGACACGGGGTGGAGGCCCCCCAATGGGAACCCCTAGGGCCCTTGGTACTACTGCTCCTCGTGGACCTCGATCAGGATCTCGCCGCCCTCGGACCGCTCGGCGGCTTCTTCGTACTACGCACCGGCGGAGCACCGCATGCGCCCCTGCCGACGCTGGCGGCCGCGTACACGGCGTACACCGACTCGGCGTACACGACACACACGCAGACGACGTACGCGCCATACGCGGACGAAAACCAGTTTTCTGATGCTTTTAGAAATCCTATTACTTTCCGGGTCATAAAGGTCGCGCATTCCCTCCGCGCTCCCGAGATGCGGGTCGCTGCCTCCGTGGCCCAGCAGGGGCTCGCTGCCCGGCTGTGGTCGGTGACGCTCGCCTGCGCCGTCCTCTACGGCGGCATTCCCGACCTGGACCCCGGGCTGGTGCACTGGGACCCCGACGCCGGCGCCCCCGACGACCTGTGGCTCTCCGAGATCCGCCCGCTGCCCGCGGACTCCGCGACCGTCGCGGACGTCGTGCTGGAGGGCCACCTCGAACCGCTGGCGGCGGCCCTGCGCGCCCGCCACCGCATCGCCCCCGGCCTGCTGCGGGGCAACGCGGCATCCGCGCTGGCGGGCGCCGCCCGGCAACTGGACCAGTGGGCCCGCGCCCACGGACACCCGCGGGCCGCCGCGCACACCCGCTCCCTCACCGTCGAGCTCCTCGCGCACCCCCTGCTGTCCGGCACCGGCACGCTCACCGGCACCTCCTTCCGCCGCCGCAGCTGCTGCCTCTACTACCGGGTGCCCGGCGGAGGCTTGTGCGGTGACTGTTGCTTCACACGACCGCCGCGCTCTTCCGCGCACGACACATCTGGGTGACCATGAGAGAACCGGTCGCCGAGAGCTGGGGGTTGCGGGTGCGAGTGGGACTGCTGACCCGGGAGTACCCGCCGGACGTGTACGGCGGCGCGGGTGTTCATGTCGAGTTCCTCGCCCGGGAGTTGACGTCCCTGGTCGACCTCGAAGTGCACTGCTGGGGCGAGGGCCGCGGGGTGGGCGTCATACGCCACCGACCGTGGGCCGCCCTGGACACCGCCAACGACGCGCTGCGCACGTTCTCCGTCGACCTCGCGATGGCCGCCGGGCTCGAAGGCCGCGACCTCGTGCACTCCCACACCTGGTACGCCAACCTCGGCGGCCACCTCGCCAAGATGCTGTACGGCGTACCGCACGTGATGACGGCGCACTCCCTGGAGCCGCTGCGCCCCTGGAAGGCCGAGCAGCTCGGCGGCGGATACGCCCTCTCCAGCTGGGCGGAGCGCACCGCGATCGAGACCGCCGACGCCGTGATCGCCGTGTCCGGCGCCATGCGCGAGGACATCCTCACCTGCTATCCGACGCTGGATCCGGCCAAGGTCCACATCGTGCACAACGGCATCGACACCACCCTCTACCGCCCCGACAGCGGCACCGACGTGCTGGACCGCCTCGGCCTCGACCGGAAGCGCCCGTACGTCCTGTTCGTCGGCCGCATCACCCGCCAGAAGGGCGTGCCCCACCTGCTACGGGCCGTGCGGGGCATCGATCCGGCCGCGCAGGTCGTGCTGTGCGCGGGAGCGCCCGACACCCCGGAGATCGACCGGGAGTTCCGCGAGCTCTACCAGGAGCTGAGCCGTGTGCGTGAGGGCGTGCACTGGATCCCGCAGATGCTGCCGCGCCCCGAGGTGATCCAGCTCCTCACGCACGCCGCCGCGTTCGCCTGCCCGTCGGTGTACGAACCCCTCGGTATCGTCAACCTGGAGGCGATGGCCTGCGGGACTCCCGTCGTCGCCTCCCAGGTCGGCGGCATTCCCGAGGTCGTGGACGACGGCAAGACGGGGCTGCTCGTGGCCGTGGACGACGACTTCGAGGCGGGCCTCACACGGGCACTGGACCAGGTGATCGGCGATCCGGAGGCTGCCCGCCGGATGGGCGAGGCCGGCCGGGAGCGCGCGGTGGGGGAGTTCGGCTGGGACGCCGTCGCCCGCCGTACGGTCCGTCTTTATAAGGACACCCTCAAACTGGGCTAGAACACTCTGGACTGGAAAGGAACACAGCGGCAGGGAGTTCCTCGAACAGGCTTACACCCCCCTGTGCAGGGGCAGGCATGGATCAACCACGGTGAGGGGAGCGGCCATGCGTCGTGGCGGACCTTCGGTGCTCGGGATCGTACTGGCGGGCGGAGAAGGCAAACGCCTGATGCCCCTGACCGCGGACCGGGCGAAACCAGCGGTCACCTTCGGCGGCACGTACCGCCTTGTCGACTTCGTCCTGTCCAACCTCGTCAACGGCGACATCCTGCGCATCTGCGTCCTCACGCAGTACAAGTCGCACTCGCTGGACCGGCACATCACCACCACCTGGCGGATGTCCAGCCTGCTCGGCAACTACGTCACCCCGGTCCCGGCACAGCAGCGGCTCGGCCCGCGCTGGTACCTGGGCAGCGCCGACGCCATCCTGCAGTCCCTGAACCTCGTGCACGACGAGGCGCCCGAGTACGTCGTCGTCTTCGGCGCCGACCACGTGTACCGCATGGACCCCAGCCAGATGCTGGCCCAGCACATGGAGAGCGGCGCGGGTGTGACGGTCGCGGGGATCCGCGTGCCGCGCACCGAGTCCTCGCAGTTCGGCGTGATCACCCCGGGCTCGGACGGGCTGACGGTCGATGGCTTCCTGGAGAAGCCGGCCGACCCGCCCGGCCTGGCGGACGACCCGGAGTGCGTGTTCGCCTCGATGGGCAACTACATCTTCACCACCAAGGCCCTCATCGAGGCCCTGCAGCGGGACGCCGAGGACGAGCACTCCGTGCACGACATGGGCGGCTCGATCCTGCCCCAGCTCACCGAACGCGGCGAGGCGCAGCTGTACGACTTCAGCGCCAACCACGTGCCCGGCGAGACCAGCCGCGACCGCGGCTACTGGCGTGACGTCGGCACCCTCGACGCGTACTACGACGCCCACATGGACCTGATCGCCGAGCGCCCGGCGTTCAACCTCTACAACCGCCAGTGGCCCATCTACACCCACGCCAACCAGCTCTCCCCGGCCCGTTTCAACGCGGGCGGCATGGCCAGTGAGTCCATCATCAGCGCGGGCTGCCTCATCCGGGGCCAGGTCACCCGGTCCATCCTGTCCCCCGGCGTCAGAGTCGACCCGGGCGCCGTGGTCCAGGGCTCCGTCCTGCACGACAACGTCCACATCGGCCGCGGCGCGGTGGTGCGCGGGGCGGTCCTGGACAAGAACGTCGAGGTCCCGCCGGGCGCCACGATCGGCGTCAACCCGGACCGGGACGCGGAGCTGTACACCGTCTCCAAGGGCGGGGTGATCGCCCTGGGGAAGGGGCAGGTGGTGTCGTAGCCGACGGGCCGGTCAGCCGGCTGCCTCCTGCATCGCCCGGAAGTTCTTCATGATGGCCTCGCTGGTGGGCCGCACGTCCTTGGTCGGGCTGAACTGCAGGGCCTCGGTGCCCGGCGCAGTGCGCACGGGGACATGTCCGGGCGGTGCGTAGTACGCGTCGCCCTCCTCGTAGACCTCGTCGTGGTCCGCGTAGTGGAAGATCAGCTGCCCCTTGAAGACATAGCCCCAGTGCGGGCACTGGCACCGGTCGTCGGGCAGTCCCCTGAGCAGGAGCGTGTGATCGACGTTCTCGCGGAAGGTGATGAAGTCCACCGTGTAGTCGTCCAACTCCTCGGACCGGTCGAGAACGATTCCGAAGTCGCCGCCCTGGGTGGCCGTCTCCCTGGATACCTTCGACATCTCCCTCGCCCCTTTCTGCTGAGGGTGCCGTCGCAGCCGACTCGCGCGACACAGGGGTGTCGTCCCCATTCTTCGCCGGTGGCGGTGAGGGGGCCACTCGCGGCCACTCGCCGGTTCCTGCCGCGGCTCGTCACGTCCCGTCCCTTTGTCATGTCCCTGGACGCAATCCGGAATCCGTGTTGTCATGCCAACTGCTGTCCATGACAACGTTGTTATGGGAGGTTCCGTGCACACCAGACGTCTCAGAGACCGGCTCGCCCTCCTGCTCGCAGCGGCGCTCGGCGCGGCCGGGCTGGCCGCCGCGCCCTGTGCGACCGCGGCCGACGACCCGGTGGAGGTCCACGGTCTGAAGGGCGAGTACTACACCCAGTCCGCGCCCGGCGCCTTCGACTTCGACCAGCTCAAGGCGACCGGCTTCGATCCGAATCTCGACTTCGACAACCTCGAACCGAGGCTCGCCCTCGCCACCGGGCAGTCGGACGACGTCAGCGTCCGCTGGACCGGGAAGATCGTCCCGGAGAAGTCCGGCCCCCACACCTTCTCGGTCATCGGCGACAACGGCTTCCGGCTGTGGGTCGACGGGAAGACCGTCATCGACCACTGGGTGGACGACTGGGACCGCGAACAGACCGGTGAGCCCGTCGAGTTGACCGCGGGCAAGGCCTACGACATCAGGGTCGAGTACTTCGAGCACTACGGCGGCTCCAACCTCCATCTGCGCTGGACCGAGCCCGGCGGCAGCAAGGAGCCCGTCCCGCAGTCGGCGTTCCGGCTGCCCGACGGATTCGACTACGACGGTGCCATCGCCACCACCGTCCTCGGCACGGGCCGCACCCTGAAGCTCGACTTCGCCCGGCGCCTCGCCGCACCCCCGGCCGGCCTCTCCGACCACCTCGAAGCGGTGATCGGCGGCGCCAAGTGGCCGCTGGGGACGGCGAAACGGGACCCCGCCGACCCACGCTCCCTCCTCGTAGCCCTCAAGGAACCCGTCGTCGGCAACAAGACCGGCACCGCACACGGCACCGCCGACGTCCGCTACGACGGAAGCGGCGGCCTCACCGGCACCGACGGCAACGTTGTCAAGGGTTTCTGGAGCAGCGGCCCCAACCGCTCCACGTACGAACTGCGCACGAAGTGGGCCGACCAGGTGGGCCCGGACAACGCGCACCCCGAGTACCCGCGCCCGCAGCTGACCCGACCCGACTGGCGCAACCTCAACGGGCGTTGGCAGTTCGCCGCCGCCACGGCGGGCGAGCGGCCGCCCGTCGGCAGGAACCTCGCCGAGCGCATCCTCGTCCCGTACCCCGTCGAGTCCCAGCTCTCCGGCCTCGAACGGCACGAGGACCGGATGTGGTACCGCCGCACGTTCACCGTCCCCGCCGACTGGAGGATCGGCTCCGGCAAGCGGCTGCGGCTCAACTTCGGCGCCGTCGACTGGCGGTCCGAGGTGTACATCAACGGCACCGCAGTGGCCCAACACCAGGGCGGCTACGACAAGTTCAGTGCCGACATCACCGACGCCCTGAGACCCGGCCGCACCCAGGAGCTCATCGTCGGTGTGTACGACCCGACCGACGCGGCCGCCGGCGAGAACCCGCCGCTCGGCAAGCAGCGCCTGGACCCCGGCGGCATCTGGTACACGCCGACCTCGGGCATCTGGCAGACGGTGTGGATGGAGCCGGTGGCGACCGACCACGTCGACTCCCTCAAGCTGACCCCCGACGTCGCGGGCAGCCGACTCACCGTCGAGGCGTGGGGAGTTCGCGACGGCGTGCCGATCACCGCGACCGCGTACGACGGACAGCGCAAGGTCGCCACGGTCCGCGGCCGCACCGGCGCCCCGCTCACCCTGACGATCCACGACCCGCACCTGTGGTCGCCGGACGACCCGTTCCTCTACGACCTGAAGGTCACCGTCGGCGCCGACCGCGTCGGCAGCTACTTCGGGATGCGTTCGATCGCCGTCGAGAAGGTGAACGGCGTCCCGCGCACGGTGCTCAACGGCAAACCGGTCTTCATGATGGCCACCCTCGACCAGGGCTTCTGGCCCGACGGCCTCTACACGGCCCCGACTGACGAGGCCCTGGCCCACGACCTGAAGGTGCACAAGCAGCTCGGCTTCAACGCCGTGCGCAAGCACATCAAGGTCGAGCCCGACCGCTGGTTCTACTGGGCAGACCGGCTGGGCCTGATGGTCTGGCAGGACATGCCCGCGATGACCGCCGGGGTGACCCCGAGTGCCGACGCCCGCGCCGAGTGCGAGCGCGAGATGAAGCAGATGATCGACGAGCACATCAGCAGCCCGTCGGTCGTCATGTGGGTCACGTTCAACGAGGGCTGGGGCCAGTTCGACATGGCCCGCGTCGCCGACCAGGCGAAGGCATGGGACCCGACCCGGCTGGTCAACTCCATGTCCGGGCTCAACCTCGGGGGCCGACGGCGGCACCGGCGACATCATGGATGAGCACGGTTACCCGAGCCCCGCCCTGCCACCCCGTCCGGACGGCCGACGCGCCCTGGTGAGCGGCGAGTACGGCGGCCTCGGCCTCGCGGTCCCCGGGCATGCCTGGTCCGTTCAGCAGTCGTACGTCGATGTCGACCCGGCCACCTACACCGACGACTACCTGGCCCGACTCGCCGAGGTGCACGCCCTGGCCTGCAAGGGCGGCAACGGCGCGGTCTACACCCAGATCTCCGACGTCGAGGGCGAGCTCAACGGCCTGCTGACGTACGACCGCAGGGTGCTGAAGCCCGACGTGCAGCGCGTGAAGGCGGCCCAGCAGGCCCTGATCCGCGACGCGTCCCAGGCGACTCCCGCAGGCTGCCCGACCACCTGAACCCCAGATGCGCATCCCACTGCTCCGGAGGTCTTACCGCATGAGATGGACCCGGCGCCTGCGCCTGTGCCTGGCAGGGGCGGTGGCAGCGTCCGCGCTGTCCGCCGTACCCGCCACCGCGCAGGCCACCGAGCCGAGCGACGCCCAACTCACCGATCTGGTCAACCCGTTCATCGGAACCGAGAACGAGGGCAACACCTATCCCGGCGCCGCCGTGCCCTTCGGCATGGTGCAGTTCTCGCCGGACACCGGCCACAACACCGGCTACGACTACTCCCAGAACCACATCCGCGGCTTCTCCCTGGTCCATCTGTCGGGCGTCGGCTGCGGTCTCGGCGGCGACCTGCCCGTACTGCCGACCACCGGAGACGTCACACAGACCGACAACGCCAGGTACGAGGCCGAGTTCAGCCACGACGACGAGAGCGCGAGCCCCGGCTACTACCGGGTCGGCCTGAAGAGCGGCATCAAGGCCGAGCTGACGGCGACAGCGCGCACCGGCGTGCAGCGCTACACCTTCCCGGCCACCGACAAGGCCAACGTCCTGCTGAACGCGGCCCAGTCGCTGCACACCGGCGTCTCCACCAAGGCCGAGATCCTCGACAGCCGCACCGTGCGCACCGCCATCACCGGGCGCGGCTTCTGCCAGGACACCAAGCCGTACACCGTCTACACGATCACCCGCTTCGACCGGCCCTTCACCGCGTACGGCACCTGGGACGGCACGACCGTCACCTCGGGCTCGAAGAACGGACGCGACGGCGCCTACGTCCGCTTCGACACGACCAGGGACCGTACGGTCGAGGCGACCACCGCCCTCTCCTACGTCGACGCGCACGGCGCGGCGGTCAACCTCCGTGCCGAGGGCGGCCGTTCCTTCGACGCCGTACGCCACCAGGCGCAGCGGACATGGGAGAACCGCCTCGACGACGTGCGCACGCGCGGTGGTGAGGAGAGTCTGCGGCGGACCTTCTACTCGTCCTTGTACCGGTCGTTCCTGGCACCGAACATCGGCAGCGACGCCGACGGCCGCTACACCGGCTGGGACCAGAGGATCCACCGCACCGACGGCTTCACCTACTACCAGAACTGGTCCCTGTGGGACACCTACCGCACCCAGTCCCAGCTGCTGTCCCTGCTCGCGCCCCGCGAGGCCCGGGACATGGCGATCTCGGTGATCAAGATCGACGAGGAGAGCGGCTGGCTGCCCAAGTGGGGCTACGGCACGGTCGAGACGAACATCATGACCGGCGACCCGGTCACCCCGTTCCTCACCAACGCCTACCAGCAGGGCCTGCTCAAGGGCCCCGGGGGATACGAGGAGCGTGCCTACCGGGCCCTGAAGCGGAACGCCGACGGGGTGCCGCCCGCGGACTCGCCGGCCGTGGGCCGGGAGGCGAACAAGGAGTACATCGCCGACGGTTTCGCCCCGTACGTCAAGGGCCGCCCGCATGCGAAGCCGGGCGACTCGGACTACGACCACGGCGCCTCGGCGACCCTGGAGTACGCCCTGTCGGACGCGATGCTCGCCCAGATGGCCCGCGAGCTCGGGCACGGTGCGGACGCCGGCCGCTATGCGGCCCGCGCCCAGAGCTACCGGAACGTCTTCGACCCCTCGACCGGCTTCTTCCGCGCCCGGGACGCCTCCGGTGCCTTCACCGGGCCGGCCGACCCGGCACAGAGCGAGGGCTTCCACGAGGGCACGTCCTGGCAGTACCAGTGGCTGGTGCCGCAGGACCTGCCGGGCATGGTCGGCCTGATCGGCGGCGGGCAGGCGGCCAACGACCGGCTGGACTCGTTCTTCGCCTACGACCGGCTGCTGGCCGACCCGGCGAGGACGGCCCGCGAGGTGTGGGTCAACGGCCCGTACGACTACTACAACGCCGACAAGTACAACCCGCAGAACGAGCCCGACCTCATCGCCCCGTACACCTATCTGTCGACCGGGCAGCCGTGGAAGACGACCGACGTCGTGCACGCGGCGCTGACCCTCTTCACCGACGCGCCGACCGGGATGACCGGCAACGACGACCTCGGCACGATGTCCGCCTGGAACGTGCTGTCGTCGATCGGGATCTTCCCTGTGCAGCCCGGCTACGACACCTGGGGGCTGTCCACACCGGTCTTCGACCGGGTCGACCTGACGCTCGACGGCCGCTACTACCCGCACGGCGCCCTCACCGTCACCGCTCCCGGCACCTCCGGCACCGACCGGTACATCCAGTCGGCCCGCACGGACGGGAAGGCGTACGACCGCACGTACCTGACGACCGGCGGCTTGCGCTCCCTGCGCTCGCTCGCGTTCACGGTCGGCCCGCGCCCGTCTGAGTGGGGAACCTCGGCACAGGCGGCGCCGCCGGCGCTGAAGTGACCTCAGGTGTTGCTTGAGTCCCATCCCTCACATGGGGGTGGGACTTAATCTGCTGTTAACTGTGCGTAGCTTGATCGTACTTGACCGTAATCGCCCTGGGGGGGTTGACTGCTTGCTCACCCTTCGGCGACGCGAGGCAAGCAATTGACTTCTGACCTGCTCGCTCCTCTCGACCTGGCGTTCTGGAACATCGAGTCCCCCGAACACCCCATGCACCTCGGTGCACTCGGGGTCTTCTCGGCCCGCTCACCCACCGCGGGCGCCCATGCCGCCGATCTGCTCGCGTCCCGGGCCGCGGCGGTGCCCGGTCTGCGGATGCGGATCCGGGACGTATGGCAGCCGTTCTCGTTCCGGCCGCTGGCCTTCGGCGGGGCCACCCGGGAGTCCGACCCCGCGTTCGACCCCCTCCACCACGTGCGGCTGCACGCCCCGACAGCGAACTTCCACCAGGACGCGGGCCGGCTCATGGAGTGCCCGCTGGAGCGCGGCCGTCCGCCGTGGGAGGCGCATGTGCTGCCGGGGGAGGACGGCCTCTCCTTCGCCGTGCTGTTCAAGTTCCACCACGCCCTGGCCGACGGGCTGCGTGCGCTGACGCTCGCCGCCGCCGTCATGGACCCGATGGACCTGCCGGCCCGGGGGCCCCGCCGCGAGGAGATCAAGGCCGGGCTGCTGCCCGACGTGCGCAAGCTGCCGGGCCTGGTCCGCGGTGCCGCCTCCGACGTGGCCCGCGCCCTCGACATCGGCGCCTCCCTGGCCGTGTCCAGCCTGGGCGTGCGTTCCTCGGTCGCGCTCACCGCCGAGCCCACCGGCACCCGCCGCACCGCCGGCGTGGTCATCGACCTCGACGACGTGCACCGCATCCGCAAGTCCGAGGGCGGCACGGTCAACGACGTCCTGATCGCCGTCGTCGCGGGCGCCCTGCGCCGCTGGCTGGACGAGCGCGGCAACGGCAGTGACGGCGTCCGGCCACGCGCCCTGATCCCCGTCTCCAAGCGCCGCCCGCGCACCGCCACCCCACAGGGCAACCGGCTCTCCGGCTACGTGATACGGCTCCCCGTCGACGACCCCGACCCGCTCGTCCGGCTCGGCACGGTCCGCGCGGCCATGGACCGCAACAAGGACGCCGGCCCCAACCGGGGCGCGGGCGCCGTCGCCCTGCTCGCCGACCACGTGCCCCCGCTCGCGCATCGGCTCGGCGGCCCGCTGGTCAGCCAGGCGGCCCGGCTCTGGTTCGACATCCTCGTCACCAGCGTCCCGCTGCCCAGCCTCGGCCTGAAGCTCGGCGGAAACCCGGTCACGGAGGTCTATCCGCTCGCCCCGCTGGCCCGCGGTCAGGCGCTGGCGGTGGCCGTTTCCACCTACCGCGGACACGTCCACTACGGGCTCGTCGCCGACGCCAAGGCCGTACCGGACCTGGACCGACTGGCCGCCGCCCTCAGCGCGGAGGTGCAGACGCTGATCACTGCCTGCGGTTCCTGATCAAGACGGGTTTGGAGGACGGGCCCGGCGCTCCGTAAAATTCGCCCTTCGACAGCGGGTGCGATCGGAGCGCCGCTCGGGTGATCAGGGAAACGGCAGCGCGATGACGGTGACAGAGGACGGCCCGGCGGCCATGGACGAGGTCGTGTACGGGCCCGGCATCGACCCGGAGCGGCTCGCCGTCTGCCTCAGTGTGCTGGAGGAACTCGACGAGCTGGAGGTCGACCACCCGGACGCGATCGCCGTGCGAAGGGCCACCGCCGGCGTCTACCGCACGGTCAAGCAGCGCCGCCGCCAGGAGCGCCGGGCCGCCAAGACCGCCCACGACAAGGCGGTCACGGAGTCCACGGCGACCGGCTCCGCCCAGCGCATCGACGACGAGACCGAGGGCATCCTGCCGTCGTCGGTCACCGAGGAGGGGCAGATCGCGGGGATACTCCAGCGCCCGCGCTCCTGCTACACCTGCAAGACCCGGTTCGTCGAGGTCGACTACTTCTACCACCAGCTCTGTCCCGACTGCGCCCGCCTGAACCGCGGCAAGCGCGACGCCCGCGCCGACCTCACCGGCAAGCGCGCGCTGCTCACGGGCGGCCGCGCCAAGATCGGCATGTACATCGCGCTGAGGCTGCTGCGTGACGGCGCCCACACGACGATCACCACCCGCTTCCCCAAGGACGCCATCCGCCGCTTCAAGGCCATGGACGACTCCGCGGACTGGATGCACCGCCTGGAGGTCGTCGGCATCGACCTGCGCGACCCGGCACAGGCCGTGGCCCTCGCCGACCAGGTCGCCGAGGCCGGCCCCCTCGACATCCTCGTCAACAACGCCACGCAGACCGTACGCCGCCTGCCCTCCGCCTACGCCGCCCTGGTCGACGGCGAGAGCGCGCCGCTGCCCGCCGGGGCACTTCCCGCCCACCACGTCATCGGCGCCTTCAACTCCGGCGCGGTCCATGCCCTGACCGGGTCGGCCGCGCTGCCCGCCGGCGTCAGCGGTCTCGACGCCCAGCAGGTCGCCGACCTCGCGCTGGTCGCGGGCAACGCCAGCGTCGCGCGGCACCTCGACGGCACCGCCATCGACGCGGGCGGCCTGGTCCCCGACGTCGTCGACACCAACACCTGGGTGCAGACCATCGAGCAGATCTCCCCGGTGGAGCTCCTTGAGACCCAGCTGTGCAACTACACGGCGCCGTTCATCCTGATCAGCGCGCTGCGGCCGGCCATGGCCGACGCGGCGAAGAAGGCGCCCAGCAAGCGTGCCTACGTCGTGAACGTCTCCGCGATGGAGGGCGTCTTCGGCCGCGGCTACAAGGGCGCGGGCCACCCGAACACCAACGCCGCCAAGGCCGCGATGAACATGGTGACCCGGACGAGCGGCCCGGAGATGTTCCAGAGCGACGGCATCCTCATGACCTCGGTCGACACCGGCTGGATCACCGACGAGCGCCCCCACTACGACAAGCTGCGCCTGGCCGGCGAGGGCTTCCACGCCCCGCTCGACCTGGTCGACGGGGCCGCACGGGTTTACGATCCGATTGTGCGCGGCGAGCAGGGCGAGGACCTGTACGGCGTCTTCCTCAAGGACTACGCGCCCGGCAAGTGGTGATCCACCTGCCGTGACGTGTGGCCCGGCGCCCGTGGGGAACCCGGTTCCTGGTGACACACCGCGCCAGGGAGTGACCATGAGCAGTCACGGCATTGATCCGCGAGCGCACGACGATCCACGCAACCGCTACCCGAGTGACGAGCAGTTCTACGGAAGCGACCGTCCGGACCGCGCCCAGATACCGGAGGACCGCCCCCGCGGAGGCAGGGGAGGAAGCCCGGCGAAGCACCGCGGAACGTGGGCCACGGTCGCGCTCGTCGCAGGCATCATCCTCCTGATCATTCTGGGGATCGCACTGTTCCCGTGAGGGAGCCACTGCCGCCGCCTTGAGGAGGTGGTGCGTATGAGCGAAGACGGTCGTCGACGGCGTACCCCCGAGCGGGGTGCGCCGTCCTGACCCGGGTTCCCCCGTCCACCAGCAGATCGGCGCCGGTGACCCACTGAGCCGCGTCCGAGGCCAGCCACAGCACGGCCCGCGCGACGTCCTCCGGCTCTCCGATCCGCCCGAGCGGCAGCCCGGCGGCCAGCTGCTCCTCGCCCGGCTCCCACACGAACCGCGCCATCTCGGTGCGGACGAGTCCGGGGGAGACGGAGTTGACGCGCACCTTCGGCGCCAGCTCGCCCGCCAGCTGCTGGGTCAGGTGCAGCAGCGCCGCCTTGCTCGTGCCGTAGGCGCCGACGTGGGGCCCGACATGCCCGGCGCCCTCCGTGCAGATGTTGACGACCGAGCCGCCGTGCTCCCGCATCCACGCCCGCCACGCGCACTGCACGAGCCGCAGCGGTGCCTCGACATTGATCGCGAACGCCTCCCGCCACGCCCCCGGATCGGCATCCATGAGCGGCCCGTACGGCTGGTTCGTGGCCGCGTTGTTGACCACCACGTCGATCCGGCCGAACGCCCGCAGGGCCAGCTCCGTGACCTCCCGCAGATGAGCCGGATCACCGACGCTGCCGGCCAGACCCACGCCACCCAGCTCCTCGGCCGTGCCGCGCACCTCGTCCGCGTCCCGGGCGGTCACGCACACCAGCGCCCCCGCCGCGGCCAGCTGCCCGGCGACCGCGCGCCCGATCCCGCGCGTCGCCCCGGTGACGACGGCGGTCCTGCCCTTGAGTCCGTACGACGACGTCATCGCCGTA
It encodes:
- a CDS encoding SDR family oxidoreductase — its product is MTSSYGLKGRTAVVTGATRGIGRAVAGQLAAAGALVCVTARDADEVRGTAEELGGVGLAGSVGDPAHLREVTELALRAFGRIDVVVNNAATNQPYGPLMDADPGAWREAFAINVEAPLRLVQCAWRAWMREHGGSVVNICTEGAGHVGPHVGAYGTSKAALLHLTQQLAGELAPKVRVNSVSPGLVRTEMARFVWEPGEEQLAAGLPLGRIGEPEDVARAVLWLASDAAQWVTGADLLVDGGTRVRTAHPARGYAVDDRLRSYAPPPQGGGSGSLTGTVRSPE
- a CDS encoding SDR family NAD(P)-dependent oxidoreductase — its product is MTVTEDGPAAMDEVVYGPGIDPERLAVCLSVLEELDELEVDHPDAIAVRRATAGVYRTVKQRRRQERRAAKTAHDKAVTESTATGSAQRIDDETEGILPSSVTEEGQIAGILQRPRSCYTCKTRFVEVDYFYHQLCPDCARLNRGKRDARADLTGKRALLTGGRAKIGMYIALRLLRDGAHTTITTRFPKDAIRRFKAMDDSADWMHRLEVVGIDLRDPAQAVALADQVAEAGPLDILVNNATQTVRRLPSAYAALVDGESAPLPAGALPAHHVIGAFNSGAVHALTGSAALPAGVSGLDAQQVADLALVAGNASVARHLDGTAIDAGGLVPDVVDTNTWVQTIEQISPVELLETQLCNYTAPFILISALRPAMADAAKKAPSKRAYVVNVSAMEGVFGRGYKGAGHPNTNAAKAAMNMVTRTSGPEMFQSDGILMTSVDTGWITDERPHYDKLRLAGEGFHAPLDLVDGAARVYDPIVRGEQGEDLYGVFLKDYAPGKW